The Suricata suricatta isolate VVHF042 chromosome 16, meerkat_22Aug2017_6uvM2_HiC, whole genome shotgun sequence genome contains the following window.
GCCTCTGTCGCCCGCGGCGCCGGGAGCCGGGAGGCCCGCACCGAAGGGGGTTGGGAGGGGCCGCCGTCGCTcgtcctgtcccctcccccgcccttccCCCTGTCGCCGTGGACCCTCCCCCGCGGCTGCcttccgtctgtctgtctgtcttaggCCCTCCCTTCCGTCTGGGTGTGTGTCAGCCTTCGGCTGGCTTCCTCTCGTTGGGCTTAGGTTGACCCCTCCGCCCCGTTCAGTCCGGCCGTCTCAGGCTCGCGCTCCCAGCTTCTCCCCGGTCGGCTTTTCCGTCTCAGGACCCcccattctctttgtctctggacTCCCCGGTTTACCCTGTCTGTGGAGCCTCACGGTCCCTCCGTGCGTCCCTGGAATCCCCTGGCAGAGCCCCCCTTGTCTGTTTGTTTCCAACTCTCGCGCTCCCCACTGCCCTAGCACCCCTTTTCTACTCCAGGCTCCCTCTCTCCGTTCTGTCTTCTGTGTCCGAGGATGCCCTTACCGCAGCCCAGTGACTTTGGGTCATCTCCCCAGTCCCACTCCTTTCTTCCGGCTGCTTCTCTCACTGCCTTCTCTCTCCgtgatcccccccaccccaaaattcCCGTGGTCCTCTCCCCCACTTGGCCTGGAGTTTGGAGGGGTCTCCGTGGCCGAGTCTGTCTTCCTCCCCACCGCCCCTGCCGCTCCTCACTGCTACCCCAGCCAGACTGCCTCTGGCtcttctcacattctgtttcttttctctccctcttcagccacCCTGACGGGTCCTTTCCCAAGCCCCTAGGGGCGGTAAAGGACTTGGAAACCAGCGAGCACCCCCAGGGCGCGAGAAGAGAGTCTCCTGCCTGCCCTGCCTCACCCTGCCCCACGCCAGGCTCAGGCTTCCCGGCCCCCGGCTGCATCAAGTggaggaggcggaggcggaggaGGGTGGCACCATGGGCCCGGGCCGTGCCCTCCATGCCCGGGGGATGAAGACGCCGCTGCCATGGACAGCCCGTGCCAGCCGCAGCCCCTGAGTCAGGCTGTCCCTCAGTTGCCGGGTCCTGGGCCAGAGCCCTTGGAGCCTGGCCGGGCCAGGATGGGGGTGGAGAGTTACCTGCCCGGTCCCCTGCTACCCTCCTATCACCGGCCAGGAGTGCCTGGTGAGGCCTCGCCCGGGAGCGGGACCCCCAGGGTCACAACCACTTCCACCACTGCCAGCCCCCTGCGGGAGGGCTTAGGTGGGCAGGATGGTGGTGAGCTGCGGCCGCTGCAGAGTGAGGGTGCTGCAGCCTTGGTCACCAAGGGGTGCCAGCGACTGGCGGCCCAGGGCGCCCGGCCTGAGGCTCCCAAACGGAAGTGGGCAGAGGATGGTGGGGACGCGCCTGCGCCCAGCAAGCGGTCCTGGGCCAGGCAGGAGAACCGGGAGGCAGAGGCCGAAGGGGAGGGCGGCCTGGGCTGCAGCAGTGGCCGTGGCGAGGCCAGCGcggggctgaaggaggaggtgCTGCCCGCGGCACCCGAGCGCCTGGCCCTGGACTATATCGTGCCCTGCATGCGGTACTACGGCATCTGTGTCAAGGACAGCTTCCTGGGGGCGGCATTGGGTGGCTGTGTGCTGGCCGAGGTGGAGGCCCTGAAGCGGAGCGGGCGCCTGCGTGACGGGCAGCTGGTGAGCCAGCGGGCCATCCCGCCTCGCAGCATCCGCGGGGACCAGATCGCCTGGGTGGAAGGCCACGAGCCGGGCTGCCGGAGCATTGGGGTCCTCATGGCCCATGTGGATGCTGTCATCCGCCACTGTgctgggcgcctaggtggctacGTCATCAACGGGCGCACCAAGGTGAGGCTACAAGGGCCTTGTtgcggggttggggggtgggggggcagttcTTCTTCGGGTGCCTGTGCATCTGGAGACTgttcttctgtctttttctccatGCCTGTCTCCTGGGCTGTCTGGTCCGTCCCGTTGTCTGTCTCTGGTCCGTCTGTTTTGTCTTCCAGGCAGGAGAACCAggagacagagtggggagggtGGCAGTGGTGAAACCAGTGCCAGGCTGAGGGAGGAGGTGCTGCCCGCTGCGCCTGGTGCTGGACTCCAttgtacccccccacccccccattccATACACTGGCATCTGCAGCGAGGACCACTTCCTTCCTGAGGGTGGCACTAGGCCTGTGTGCTGCCCGCCACCTTTGCTGTCCTTCCCCGTCCTAGACTCCTCTGCATCCTTTCTGTCTTGTTTATCCATCATTTCATTCCTGTTGGCCTTGGTCAGCTTTCTTGATTCTCTGTTTTGTGTCTCTTGGTACCTTTATCTTGATTTAGAGTAGTTGTTattcattccctttttttttttttttttggacaccTGCCAGAAGCACACAtcctcttttaagaaaaatgcttGTTCGTGGAGCTGATGGGCTGTCAGTGCCTCTGGCTGCTCACTCAGGAACATGGGGTCAGGAGCGCTGCAGAAGACATTGGTCCACAGGGCCCTCCTGGGCAGGGCCTCGTAGGGAGTGTCTGCTTCATGCCAGTGATGCCCGGCTGGTGGCGGGGCTGCTTGCTTCCCCGCGGGCATGAGGCCGTGTTCTCGATGTCTCCCTCCTTCGTCTGGTCCTGCTTCTGTGCAGCTTCTTTCACCAGCTGGAGCtggctcagggacccaggctccccCCAGGCCACAGCCAGCATCCTCCCCACCTAGCTGGAACTtgtcctgccctccctccctcttcctcccttacCTGATAGCTAGAGAGCCAGAGGAGGCCTTTCCGGGGCTCTGCTCCTATGAGGCAGGAGAGATGAGTGGGAGTCTCTCTGGCCACAGGGTGTTCCGCACCTTCCACCCAGGTCACCCATCTTCACAGGACAGAGTTTGGGGGGAGACCCCGAAAGCTGAGTGGCCCAGAGCAGTatgcttccctgagcctcagttttgctCCTCCACAGGATAGGAAAATCCGTTAGGTCCCTGGTGTGTCTTCGGCGGTTttaggaggggaggggaaagtagAGGAAGCAGATTTCTCCTTTGTCACTTTGGATGTGGTTGGGGACTGGGCCCTGACTAAGATTAGGGGCTGGGGGTGTTGGGACTGTTTAGTCTTGGGTGACTTCTGTTGactgagaagggaggggaggagccacCCCAATCACTGGAGTTCTCTCagacccttccctgccccagtgagacagcagctccaggcttcccTGCCTTCAAAGGGCAGCAtctggcctccctccccaggctctgtAATAAGAGTGTGCTGACATGGGTGGCCACAGAGGTGTTGAGGGCACAGATCACCAGTATGGCTAGTGCCAGTGACAATTTGcctatcagtttttttttctttatgtgtatttatttttgagagagcgtgagcaggggaggggcagagagagggagacacagaactcaaagcaggctctaggctctgagtgtcaggacagaacctgatgcggggctggaactcaggaaccaagagatcatgacttgaaccgaagttggacacttaatcgactgagtcacccaggtgtcccgtcTATTGGTTATTCTTGAGTGGagcttctatgttttcttctcccaactcttttatttttgagacagagacagagcattagcaggggaggggcagagagggagggacacacagaatccgaagcaggctccaggctccgagtggtcagcatggagcctgactcggggctcaaacccatgaacgtgagatcatgacctgagctggaatagttggaggcttaaccaaccttagaaccacccaggcgccccttcttctCCCAACTTTGTCTAGACTCTGCTGAGTTGACCCTGCAGATGGGAGAGAGTTGACTCCCACTGGCATCAAGAGCAACCCTAGGGCACCATCGGGAGGGCCTGGCTGGTTTGGTTTGCCCTTTAAGAGCAGTTTAGAGGTGGGGCTGGCTCAGGCCccagtttgtgtgtgtctgtgtgttggggCTTTTGGCACATTGTCACTGGTGGTCCTTAATTCTTTAGTCTCCTGGCTCTGATTccagctgccccttccctgcgaTGGGAGGGTGAGGAGCAGACTTCATGTCACTCTGTTTGTTGTCCCCCTCCCTTGTGGGAGCAGGAAGTAGATGCTCCTCTGGGGCCATGGTGTGTGTTGTGGGGGGATTGGTGGGAGTTTAACACACAACCCCCATTCCACGTTCCATGTGAGAATACAGACGCCGTCCCTGCATGCATGGCGGGAGACCCTGTGTGAGGGTGTGCAGGGCTGACAGGTTGGAGTCCCTGAGACCCAGAGGAGTGGTTTCATTGGCAGCTACTGCCAGGGCGCTGGGGAGACCAGCTCGGCCCTAGAGGCTTCCGTCGGCCTCCTGTCAGGCCAGTACTAGGTAAACAAGTGCTTGTGCTGATTTCACATTGAGAGGGTAGAATGGAAGATCAGCCCAGGTGCCTTCAGCTGGATCCTCAAGGTGTCCTAGGACCCAAGGTGTGAATAAcagggaggaccaggggaagtGTGTTCCAGGCAGGTGCAGAGGCCTGGTGGCTGAGCTTGGCCTGGTccgagagcagggaggaggcctgAGGTGCTGGAGCAGCGTGATGGGGACAGTAGACGAGATGGGTGGTCTCGGAGGCTGAAGCTGTGGAAatacaaaatgtgtgttttgtattttcatcGGATGCGGTGGGGGTCTCAAAGGGATCTGAGCAGTGACGAGCTGGAGAAAAAGGCCTCTCACTGTGTGGGTATGGATTGTGGAAAAGGGGCTGTGGCACCGGAGTCTTTTCCCAGCCCCGTCCTTGTGCGGAAGCGGCACAGTCTCCCCTGGGATTCTATCTGGGGAAGGCTTGCCCGTCCCTAATCAGTGAGTCACTGGTGGCAGATCACCTGTGCATGGCCACCTTCTTTCCTCCCAGTGGGTGGCCCCTCAGAGACTGGCCCATTTACAGGGAGTGAGCAGTGTAAAGAAGATTCTCCTGAATCGGCGGTGTGGGGGCCAAGGCCTTGCCCTGGTGCTGCCGGAGAGAAGCGTGGCTCTCCACTGCCGGGTGGCCTGGCCCCGCCAGAGCCCTCCCAGCTGCTCCTCGCCAGGGCAGGCGCGGGCTGTTTCGGGTACACGTGTTCAGCGCAGAGCTGTCTCCCATTGAGGCTGGGGTGAGTCCTGGGCGTTGGAAGAAGGCTGAGGATCGAGTTGGCCTGGCAAGTCTGTTTTGGCAGCAGATGCCCATCTTCTCCGTCAGGAATGCTTATTTCAGGGCTATCTTTCAGGGCAGTGGCCAGCAGGTGTAGCTGGGCGTCAGTGGGGGGCGTCAGCTGGGCGTCTCTGGCCTGACGCCAGTGGCAGTGTGGCTCAGGGCGTTGAGACAGATGGTCCAAGGAGCCAGAGGGTCTGCCTGCCAGTACTCCCCATTTGCCTTATGCGGTCCTCCCAAGTGGCTTTGGGCAAAGGGGGTGAtagggacttttttttcctttttattagtgTCATTTTAGTCTGTGTTTTGGCTCTCCGTGTGACAGGCACCCTGCTTGGTGTCTGCCCAAACGTTTGACTTGTTTGCTTCCCACAGCTACCTGTGAGGTAGTTTGTCAGCTCCGTTTCATGGATGAGGGACCTGAGACAGGGAAGTGAAGTGTCTTGCTTGATGTACAGCTGGTGTGGCAGCACTGGGACTTGAACCTGGGAGCTAGGTCTGAAGGAATGCCTAGGCCCTTTCCCTCACACCACATCCACGTTTCTGTCCACTCCCTAGTGAGAAACAGGCCCCCTGAGCCGCCAGGGCCTAGGCCTCCACGTGGTCAAGGCTGGCCAGAAGGACAGCACCCaccagggggaggagggcaggaccCTGGGGCTAGACGTGTACACAGTGAAGCCAAGACCTGGAGTGAGTTCTGTTAGGTCTCTGGGGGTCAGGAGTCAGGGCTGTAAACAGAAGGTGTTTATTACAGAGGAGGCCGTTGAGGCCCCCTAAGGGGATGGGGCTGTCAGGGGCTGCCCGGCGGGCCATCCTTGGAGTGGGGGGGTTAGATCTCAGGTCTGGTGACACTCATTCGCATGTGTAGGAAACATGTGGGCTTATTTGTCGTCCAGGACTGCAGCCCTCAGCATTGCTGCACCTTAGGATTGCTTCGGGGAACCTTTACAACTTCCAGGCTCCTCCTCAGACCAGATGTTTCAGAACCTCTGAGATGGGCCTGGACATTCGCATCCTAGGTGATTCCACCCTGAAGTCAGGGTCAAGAACCTGGGGTGCAGAGCAGTCAGGCCACCTTCTTCCAtaccagaaaacatttaaattggtgTTATTCCACAACAAAATCTctgtggggggttggggggttggAGATtagattatctttaaaaagtaaaaccctCAGTTGCTCATTGAGCCCCATctgggtgccaggctctgggcatgtgtgtgtggcGAGTGGGTTACTCAGGCGCAAGAGCTGAGGTTTCTGGTAGATGGTGGCTGGACTGGAAAAGAAGGTCTAGGGGCTGGAGCTCTTAGAGGCACAGACAGGGGGCATGGAGGGGTGAGAAAGGGGAGGTAACGGCTGCCTCCCCAAATATCCCTGCCTGGCCCCAGTAAACCCacctccatctgtctctgccagGCCATGGTGGCGTGTTACCCAGGCAACGGGCTGGGGTACGTGAGGCATGTTGACAATCCCCATGGCGATGGCCGCTGCATCACCTGTATCTATTACCTGAATCAGAACTGGGACGTCAAGGTAGGGGGTGAGGGTGAGGCGCCTGCATCCGCTCCATTTGCCACTCCCAGCTCCGCTTCTGGCATTCTCCTGGTCTTCTCAGTCCACAGCGGGGCAGTGCCATCGGGGGAAATGGCA
Protein-coding sequences here:
- the EGLN2 gene encoding egl nine homolog 2 isoform X2 — encoded protein: MDSPCQPQPLSQAVPQLPGPGPEPLEPGRARMGVESYLPGPLLPSYHRPGVPGEASPGSGTPRVTTTSTTASPLREGLGGQDGGELRPLQSEGAAALVTKGCQRLAAQGARPEAPKRKWAEDGGDAPAPSKRSWARQENREAEAEGEGGLGCSSGRGEASAGLKEEVLPAAPERLALDYIVPCMRYYGICVKDSFLGAALGGCVLAEVEALKRSGRLRDGQLVSQRAIPPRSIRGDQIAWVEGHEPGCRSIGVLMAHVDAVIRHCAGRLGGYVINGRTKVHGGLLQIFPEGRPVVANIEPLFDRLLIFWSDRRNPHEVKPAYATRYAITVWYFDAKERAAAKDKYQLASGQKGVQVPVSQPTTPT
- the EGLN2 gene encoding egl nine homolog 2 isoform X1 codes for the protein MDSPCQPQPLSQAVPQLPGPGPEPLEPGRARMGVESYLPGPLLPSYHRPGVPGEASPGSGTPRVTTTSTTASPLREGLGGQDGGELRPLQSEGAAALVTKGCQRLAAQGARPEAPKRKWAEDGGDAPAPSKRSWARQENREAEAEGEGGLGCSSGRGEASAGLKEEVLPAAPERLALDYIVPCMRYYGICVKDSFLGAALGGCVLAEVEALKRSGRLRDGQLVSQRAIPPRSIRGDQIAWVEGHEPGCRSIGVLMAHVDAVIRHCAGRLGGYVINGRTKAMVACYPGNGLGYVRHVDNPHGDGRCITCIYYLNQNWDVKVHGGLLQIFPEGRPVVANIEPLFDRLLIFWSDRRNPHEVKPAYATRYAITVWYFDAKERAAAKDKYQLASGQKGVQVPVSQPTTPT